In a single window of the Nymphalis io chromosome 20, ilAglIoxx1.1, whole genome shotgun sequence genome:
- the LOC126776605 gene encoding uncharacterized protein LOC126776605 — MKSPKSAKSLRSIRSARSGKSENFFQDDVDDYYKALKQADIKNKPKRISLMPEQKLPESTDDIPAHSNHTASLTASSSSYINKITTTFVYDNYNTLTEIKITKVSQLPQILLKIIGLLIPFYKNLVRLSITNSRIDMYVVHELGKILNVSTITEICLDGSPLASDDYSMLLGSRLRNLSLCRCKVNDVACEIIASKLHHAADADNLLLLNLSSNHITDEGAKYFGGALRTNRHLRYLNLADNHITDDGACYLLDVLIEFPLTHDEILNMRRRRLDYLKYRNTLYTKYLEEHCRASHDQISQKFSMKRKKTSTTTLKSKFSTRKEKERPSSASTTEDFIKTKAEMMIAEILGPFQDPFHSHYTKNVKGYIHSFGNMTLASLNLAYNNLSYITIKKLYQVIVYQNSVRSSVLSGLVKVVVDGNNMPISCTEITDIEDIMTKNVSGQTGKNLEAIRRKSRAIKIDEE; from the exons atgaaatctcCGAAATCAGCGAAGAGTTTACGGTCAATTAGATCGGCTCGTTCTGGAAAATCTGAAAACTTTTTCCAGGACGATGTTG aTGATTATTACAAGGCGTTGAAACAAgcggatattaaaaataaacctaaacGAATTAGTTTAATGCCAGAACAAAAGTTACCTGAATCAACTGATGACATTCCTGCACATTCAAATCATACAGCATCGTTAACCGCTTCGTCTTCGtcctacataaataaaattactacgACATTTGTATATGACAACTATAATACtttaacagaaataaaaataactaaagtgTCACAGTTACCTCAAATTCTGCTAAAGATAATAGGCTTATTAATACCATTTTACAAGAATTTAGTGCGGCTAAGTATCACCAACAGCAGGATTGATATGTACGTTGTACACGAATTGGGCAAAATACTAAACGTGTCAACAATTACAGAAATATGTCTAGATGGATCACCTTTAGCAAGTGACGATTATAGTATGCTGTTGGGAAGCCGTCTTAGAAATCTATCATTATGTAGATGTAAGGTGAATGATGTTGCTTGCGAAATAATCGCTTCAAAGCTACACCACGCGGCTGATGCTGataatttattgcttttaaatcTATCCTCAAACCACATAACAGATGAGGGAGCGAAATATTTCGGAGGTGCGTTGAGAACTAATAGACATTTGCGGTATTTAAATTTGGCCGATAACCACATCACCGACGATGGTGCCTGTTACTTATTAGACGTGTTAATTGAATTTCCTCTAACACATgacgaaatattaaatatgcgtCGAAGGCgtttagattatttaaaatatagaaatacttTGTATACAAAATACTTAGAGGAACATTGTAGGGCATCACATGATCAAATCAGTCAAAAATTCtcgatgaaaagaaaaaaaacatcaacgacaacattaaaaagtaaatttagtaCCCGAAAAGAAAAAGAAAGGCCAAGCAGCGCGAGCACAACCGAagactttattaaaacaaaggcTGAAATGATGATTGCCGAAATTTTAGGTCCCTTTCAAGATCCGTTTCACtcacattatacaaaaaatgttaaaggTTACATTCACAGTTTTGGCAATATGACGCTTGCTTCATTAAATTtggcatataataatttatcatatataacaatcaaaaaattatatcaagtaATAGTTTATCAAAATTCAGTGAGAAGTTCGGTACTGAGTGGTCTCGTTAAAGTTGTTGTTGATGGTAACAATATGCCAATAAGTTGCACAGAAATTACAGATATTGAAGATATAATGACGAAAAATGTGTCGGGACAAACTGGTAAAAATTTAGAGGCAATTCGTCGGAAAAGTCGGGCTATAAAAATAGACGAAgagtaa
- the LOC126776487 gene encoding calcium-binding protein P-like, with translation MLRLSTFCMLLSIAVAQSGYEYNKPNKPYSPSTPSSVPGYQPGLTSGYPGTQASPSYPNTPQQNEYSGVGSGTTPSFPSGPSSYPSNNQGYNRPSTTYPGQSYPGQSPGGPTGPSGVPGQGSSYPGQKYPGQGSNYPGQNNAGQGSNYPGQNYPGQGQNTGRPGFGQGTTGSRPGTSNFGTDDNSGTEGGDYSAIPGEPDRDYPILSIVPETSFRCDAQPYPGYYADVETRCQVFHVCANNITYDFLCPNGTIFSQEYFVCVWWNQFDCNSAPSFYGLNANLYDYSIMGSQYPDHGGIPQGPQGSYPGSSGPQGPSTTYPGSTGPQGSYPGSTGTHGPSSSYPGSSGPQGPVSGYPGSTGPQRPSAGFPGTQGSQKTSYPGSYPGGPGTQRPGSYPSSQAPQQPGYYPSGPGTQPSGTYPGSPGAQRPGSYPSSPGAQQPGSYPNRPGAQQPGTRPSGPGSQQTSYYPSGPGSQQPGSFPTSPGSYPTGKPSGPSGSYPGTYPTQGSQGPSSTNYPGSQSTTGYPGSGNNQGYPSGKPSGPSFPPGTGRPQGPSDNNYPSPQPNREYLPPRN, from the exons ATGCTACGTTTGTCAACGTTTTGca tGTTACTGTCAATAGCAGTTGCTCAAAGTGGATATGAATATAACAAACCAAATAAACCATACAGTCCCTCGACGCCATCTAGTGTCCCCGGTTACCAACCAGGGCTGACAAGTGGATATCCTGGGACACAAGCCTCTCCATCATACCCGAATACGCCCCAGCAAAATGAATATTCCGGAGTCGGTTCGGGAACAACACCAAGTTTCCCATCTGGGCCTTCAAGCTATCCTTCAAATAATCAAGGCTACAATCGGCCATCAACTACCTATCCTGGCCAGTCTTATCCAGGACAAAGTCCAGGTGGACCAACGGGTCCTTCTGGCGTTCCAGGTCAGGGTTCAAGTTATCCTGGACAAAAGTACCCAGGACAGGGTTCAAATTATCCTGGACAAAACAACGCAGGGCAAGGTTCGAATTATCCAGGACAAAACTATCCAGGACAAGGACAAAATACTGGACGACCAGGATTTGGACAAGGTACGACCGGCTCCAGACCAGGCACATCCAATTTTGGCACAGATGATAATAGTGGTACTGAAGGCGGAGATTATTCAGCCATACCCGGTGAGCCCGATAGAGATTATCCTATTCTTTCAATCGTCCCCGAAACATCGTTCAGGTGTGACGCTCAGCCTTATCCAGGCTATTACGCCGATGTCGAAACTCGATGCCAAGTTTTTCATGTTTGTGCCAATAATATAACTTACGACTTTCTATGTCCTAATGGAACAATATTTTCTCAAGAGTATTTCGTCTGCGTCTGGTGGAATCAATTTGACTGTAACTCTGCCCCAAGTTTTTATGGATTGAATGCAAATCTATATGATTATTCCATAATGGGATCCCAATACCCTGATCATGGTGGAATCCCTCAAGGCCCTCAAGGCTCCTACCCTGGCAGTTCTGGACCACAAGGTCCATCAACAACCTATCCAGGAAGCACAGGACCTCAAGGTTCTTATCCCGGTAGTACAGGAACACATGGGCCGTCATCAAGCTATCCAGGTAGCTCAGGTCCGCAAGGGCCAGTATCTGGTTACCCCGGCAGCACAGGTCCACAGCGTCCATCAGCGGGTTTCCCTGGAACTCAAGGATCTCAAAAGACAAGTTATCCAGGATCTTATCCTGGCGGCCCTGGAACTCAACGACCAGGATCTTATCCTAGCAGTCAAGCACCACAACAGCCCGGCTATTATCCTAGCGGTCCTGGAACACAACCATCGGGTACATACCCTGGCAGCCCGGGTGCGCAACGACCTGGATCTTATCCTAGCAGTCCTGGTGCTCAGCAACCGGGTTCTTACCCTAACAGACCTGGAGCACAACAACCTGGAACTCGTCCTAGTGGCCCTGGATCTCAACAAACATCGTATTATCCTAGCGGTCCAGGATCACAACAACCTGGATCTTTCCCTACCAGCCCAGGATCGTACCCTACAGGAAAACCCTCTGGTCCCTCCGGCTCATATCCAGGAACATATCCTACACAGGGATCCCAAGGTCCGAGCTCAACAAACTATCCAGGATCTCAAAGCACAACTGGTTATCCTGGATCAGGTAATAACCAAGGTTATCCGTCAGGAAAACCTTCTGGACCTAGCTTCCCACCTGGTACTGGAAGACCTCAAGGACCAAGCGATAATAATTATCCAAGTCCTCAACCTAATAGAGAATACCTCCCACCTAGAAACTGA